The following is a genomic window from Collimonas fungivorans Ter331.
ATAATGCGTTGCGCCACTTCGGACAGTTTGAGGTTCTTGTCCATCGCCAGCCGCCGCAGCTTTTGATAAGCCTCCTGCTCGCTCAGCTTTTGATGATCCATCAGCAAACCCTTGGCGCGGTCCAGCAGCTTGCGTTCGGCCAGCTTCAGCTTGGTGTCGGACAGCTCGGCCAGCAGCTTCTGTTCTTGCCGGAAGCGCGCCAGCGCCACCTCCAGCACCGGCTTGATGCGCGCCGTCTGCAATCCGGCAACGATGTAAGCGGAGACGCCGGCGGCCATTGCCGCATCCATGCTGGAAGTTTTTGCATCCTCGGTAAACAGGACGATGGGGCGGCGTGCATCGCGTGTGGCGATCACCACATGCTCCAGCACATCGCGGGCGTCGGATTCAGCGTCGATGATGACCATGTCTGGTTGCAACTGGGCAATTCTTTCAGGCAGGTACAGGTCGGCCGGCAGCGAAGCGATGATGTTGTAGCCGGCCTCCAGCAAGCCGATGCGCAAAGCCTTGCCGCGTGCGGCCTGCGCTTCGAACGCGGGATCGTCGTCGCCTTCGATGGCGACTGGATTGACAACAACGATACGTAGACTTTGCATGCTTGAAACCCATGTCCGGAGACGAACCAGTAAGCTACGGTTAGACAGTATGGAAGGACAACTTTATCCACTCCTGCCGTTCAAGCATGCAAAAATCGCACCATGTCGATGCAAAAGGTGAAAAACGAGGCTTTAAGCGAAGCTTAAAACGAAGTTTTGAATAACTTTACGCGAATTGCCAGTCTATCGTTTCGCCGCCGTTCAGCGGCACCAGGGTGGTCTCGCCCAGCGGCAGTTCCGCCGGCAAAGTCCACGGCTGGCGCTTCAGCGTGACCGTGCCCTGGTTGCGCGGCAGATTGTAGAATGCCGGGCCGTTAAAGCTGGCGAAGGCTTCCAGCTTGTCCAGCGCGCCGGCCTGGTCGAACGCTTGCGCATACAGTTCCATCGCGTGCAGCGCGGTATAACAGCCGGCGCAGCCGCAGGCGTGCTCTTTCAAACCCTTCGGATGCGGAGCCGAATCGGTGCCGAGGAAAAACCGGGTGCTGCCGGAAGTCACCGCCTGCACCAGTGCTTGCCGATGCTCTTCCCGCTTCAGTACCGGCAGGCAATAATAATGCGGCCGGATGCCGCCCTTGAAGATTTCGTTGCGGTTATACAGCAGGTGATGCGCCGTGACGGTCGCCGCCACCGGTCCGCCAGCGCTTTCCACGTACTGGGCGGCATCCTTGGTGGTGATGTGTTCGAACACCACTTTCAGTTCCGGCATGTCGCGCCGCAGCGGCTGCATCACGCGGTCGATGAACACCGCTTCACGGTCGAAAATATCGATCGCCGGATCGGTGACTTCGCCGTGCACCAGGAACGGCATGCCTAGTTCCTGCATCACTTCCAGCGTCTTGTAGCATTTGCTGAGGTCGGTCACGCCGGCGTCGGAATTGGTGGTGGCACCGGCCGGGTACAGCTTCACCGCATGCACGAAGCCGCTGTCCTTGGCGCGCCGGATTTCGTCGGGCGGCGTGTTGTTGGTCAGGTACAGCGTCATCAGGGGCTCAAACGCCAGGTCGGGCGGCAGCACGGCCAGGATGCGGTCGCGGTAGGCCGCGGCCTGCGCGGTGGTGG
Proteins encoded in this region:
- a CDS encoding ANTAR domain-containing response regulator; the protein is MQSLRIVVVNPVAIEGDDDPAFEAQAARGKALRIGLLEAGYNIIASLPADLYLPERIAQLQPDMVIIDAESDARDVLEHVVIATRDARRPIVLFTEDAKTSSMDAAMAAGVSAYIVAGLQTARIKPVLEVALARFRQEQKLLAELSDTKLKLAERKLLDRAKGLLMDHQKLSEQEAYQKLRRLAMDKNLKLSEVAQRIIDAADLLG
- the pyrC gene encoding dihydroorotase, which encodes MNMTDALTDTLTITRPDDWHLHLRDGVALAAVLPHSARQFGRAIVMPNLKPPVTTTAQAAAYRDRILAVLPPDLAFEPLMTLYLTNNTPPDEIRRAKDSGFVHAVKLYPAGATTNSDAGVTDLSKCYKTLEVMQELGMPFLVHGEVTDPAIDIFDREAVFIDRVMQPLRRDMPELKVVFEHITTKDAAQYVESAGGPVAATVTAHHLLYNRNEIFKGGIRPHYYCLPVLKREEHRQALVQAVTSGSTRFFLGTDSAPHPKGLKEHACGCAGCYTALHAMELYAQAFDQAGALDKLEAFASFNGPAFYNLPRNQGTVTLKRQPWTLPAELPLGETTLVPLNGGETIDWQFA